In Monodelphis domestica isolate mMonDom1 chromosome 4, mMonDom1.pri, whole genome shotgun sequence, one DNA window encodes the following:
- the monDomV1R1282 gene encoding vomeronasal 1 receptor monDomV1R1282 (The RefSeq protein has 1 substitution compared to this genomic sequence), producing the protein MISIDKLLSIAFFSQTVIGLQGNFFLIYFFTFMFFTGQRLRSIDLILAQLALANSLVLLSKGFPQGMAALGMKNFLDDIGCKIVFYLHRVARGLSLSMTCLLSGLQAIILSPNNTMWIALKARVPKYIIPSSVLCWIFHMLQNIIILEKLQGPRDTRNTSETKKYGYCSANVTNIISVSSFVVVFSLLDVVLMTFISFTSGYKIYLLQKHHKRVQQMHTVHFATQAFPEARATKMILLLVSTFVTFYLLNAILAAYMHSMTPRSWLLYSSAFMSSCFPMVSPFVLISSDSRILRHCSAVLHRNCLHTETDSSNILYSKRKSH; encoded by the coding sequence ATGATTTCTATAGACAAGCTCCTGAGTATTGCCTTCTTCTCACAGACAGTAATTGGGCTGCAGGGAAACTTCTTCctaatttatttcttcactttcatGTTCTTCACTGGCCAGAGGCTGCGATCCATAGACTTGATTCTCGCCCAGTTGGCTTTGGCCAACTCCTTGGTGCTCCTCTCCAAAGGCTTCCCTCAGGGAATGGCAGCTTTGGGAATGAAGAATTTTTTGGATGATATTGGCTGTAAAATTGTCTTCTACCTACATAGAGTGGCTCGGGGGCTTTCCCTCAGCATGACCTGCCTCTTGAGTGGTTTACAAGCCATCATCCTAAGTCCCAACAATACCATGTGGATCGCCCTTAAAGCCAGAGTCCCAAAATACATTATCCCCTCTAGTGTCCTCTGCTGGATTTTCCACATGCTACAAAATATCATTATTCTTGAGAAACTTCAAGGACCAAGGGGCACTAGGAACACTTCAGAGACAAAGAAGTATGGATATTGCTCTGCTAATGTAACAAATATCATTAGTGTTTCATCCTTTGTAGTTGTATTCTCCCTCCTTGATGTTGTGCTTATGACCTTCATTAGCTTTACcagtggctacaagatttatctCCTACAGAAGCACCACAAGAGAGTCCAGCAGATGCACACTGTCCACTTCGCCACTCAAGCCTTCCCTGAGGCCAGAGCCACCAAAATGATCCTACTGCTGGTGAGTACCTTTGTCACATTTTACTTACTCAATGCCATCTTGGCAGCATATATGCATTCAATGACACCCAGATCCTGGCTGCTGTATAGCTCTGCCTTTATGTCTTCCTGTTTCCCCATGGTTAGCCCCTTTGTACTCATCAGCAGTGACTCACGAATCCTGAGGCATTGCAGTGCTGTCCTTCATAGAAATTGTCTGCATACTGAAACTGACTCCAGTAATATTCTCTATTCAAAAAGGAAAAGTCACTGA